A single window of Synechococcus sp. C9 DNA harbors:
- a CDS encoding phytoene/squalene synthase family protein: MDLRRGALELLKETSRTFFIPISGLPSGLQEAVTSAYLCMRAIDEIEDHPDLDNATKVKLLRSVSLTLEAATDTFAVNDLSLALAVHQTPLPEVTVRIGEWALLAPPTIAPRVWDATAAMADRMAYWASCNWRIQTEADLDRYTFGVAGAVGLLLSDLWAWYDGTQTNRSLAIGFGRGLQAVNILRNHGEDQRRGVSFFPDGWGKEEMHAYARRNLALADAYNASLGDGPALSFCQIPLALAHATLGALAQGQTKLTRSAVMALVAQVTGGRR; the protein is encoded by the coding sequence ATGGATCTGCGCCGGGGTGCTTTAGAGTTGCTCAAGGAAACGAGCCGCACGTTTTTCATTCCCATCAGTGGCCTGCCTTCAGGTCTCCAGGAAGCGGTGACTTCCGCCTACCTCTGTATGCGGGCGATTGATGAAATTGAAGACCACCCGGATTTGGATAATGCCACCAAGGTAAAATTGCTCCGCTCGGTGAGCTTGACCCTGGAGGCGGCGACGGATACGTTTGCGGTGAATGATTTGTCCCTGGCGTTGGCGGTGCATCAAACCCCTCTGCCGGAGGTGACGGTGCGGATTGGGGAATGGGCACTTTTGGCTCCCCCGACGATTGCCCCCCGGGTGTGGGATGCGACGGCGGCAATGGCGGACCGGATGGCCTACTGGGCTTCCTGCAACTGGCGGATTCAGACCGAGGCGGACCTGGATCGCTATACCTTTGGGGTGGCGGGGGCCGTGGGGTTATTGCTCTCGGATTTATGGGCCTGGTACGACGGGACGCAGACCAACCGTTCCCTAGCCATCGGTTTTGGGCGGGGGTTGCAGGCGGTGAATATCCTGCGGAATCACGGGGAAGACCAGCGGCGGGGGGTGAGTTTTTTCCCGGATGGTTGGGGCAAGGAGGAAATGCACGCCTATGCCCGCCGGAATCTCGCCTTAGCGGATGCCTATAATGCTTCCCTGGGGGATGGCCCGGCTCTGAGTTTTTGCCAAATTCCTTTGGCTTTAGCCCATGCGACCTTGGGGGCTTTGGCCCAGGGACAAACGAAACTCACCCGCAGTGCGGTGATGGCTCTGGTGGCGCAGGTGACTGGGGGCAGACGTTAG